A part of Dehalogenimonas sp. W genomic DNA contains:
- a CDS encoding TatD family hydrolase: MKLIDSHAHLDLPEFAPDFDVVLRRAAGAGVAKIITIGIDLESSRKAVGLAAAHENVFASVGIHPCDSATATYENLTALAALATSPGVVAIGETGLDFYHKPFSEAEQRKSLDFHLNLAVKTGLPVIIHSREADEAMAPLLSAWAAANPVHPKGVIHCFNGDTATSDSYLESGFYIALGGYVSYPSARKNHDIYRQIPLERLLLETDCPFLPPQAYRGQRNEPAYLMQTAEALADIRGITMEALARATTENVTRLFRLTG, encoded by the coding sequence ATGAAACTCATTGATTCTCACGCACATCTGGATTTGCCGGAGTTTGCCCCCGATTTTGACGTGGTGTTGCGCCGGGCGGCGGGCGCAGGCGTGGCGAAAATCATTACCATCGGCATTGATCTGGAGTCCAGCCGCAAAGCGGTGGGGCTGGCGGCGGCGCACGAAAATGTCTTCGCGTCGGTGGGTATTCACCCCTGCGACAGCGCCACGGCCACCTACGAAAATCTGACCGCACTGGCCGCACTGGCGACAAGCCCCGGAGTGGTGGCGATAGGTGAGACCGGGCTGGATTTTTACCACAAGCCGTTCTCGGAGGCGGAACAGCGGAAATCGCTGGATTTTCACCTGAACCTGGCGGTTAAGACCGGCTTGCCGGTAATCATCCACAGCCGTGAGGCTGATGAAGCGATGGCGCCGCTGCTGTCGGCCTGGGCGGCGGCCAATCCGGTTCATCCCAAAGGCGTAATTCATTGTTTCAACGGGGATACGGCGACGTCCGATAGCTACCTGGAGTCCGGTTTTTATATCGCATTGGGCGGTTATGTCAGCTATCCATCGGCCCGAAAGAATCATGACATCTACCGTCAGATTCCGCTGGAACGATTGCTGCTGGAAACCGATTGCCCGTTTCTGCCGCCTCAGGCATACCGGGGGCAGCGCAATGAACCGGCGTACCTTATGCAGACAGCAGAAGCGCTGGCGGATATCCGTGGGATTACGATGGAAGCACTGGCACGGGCGACGACAGAGAATGTGACGCGGTTGTTCCGGCTTACAGGCTGA
- a CDS encoding PAS domain S-box protein has product MTPDSSGYNSLEKAQNTGGSDYSHINVEGLDIGRSLDALPFYVMLIDANHRILFANNTMCRALKLDAKDVIGRYCPQLVHGVDHFKYCPLQQAIATEKGVEIEAFDAFHNRWLKPAIYPTGQFTDEGEPIFLHLTYDIDDQKKVSQELELKARLLDAATDSIFLTTPDGQIIYANENAFKTRGYTLTELISLNIKALRPPNALTTWEENRRKTVNSNEVIYETSHQRKNNAVFPVEVHAQTIRHDNQKMVLSVVRDITRRKIAECALKNIEERHRTILMTALDGFWMTDLDGRLLEVNDTYCRMSGYSMEELESMKVSDLEAHETIDETKKRIQHIREYGDARFETQHRRKDGNIYDVEISAQYRPVDDGYLVVFIRDITDQKLKEAENRRLREKSELSGRLAAIGEMAAGIAHEINNPLTSVIGFAELLLLEENLPENAAAEVKVIYEGSQRVKDIVARLLTFARQSSPEKIHTDLAEVIDNTIGLRSYVLKTSNIQVVKRYAPDLPRVKADPGQLQQVFLNLIVNAEYAMKQARNQGTLTLTTEQYGDNVRVLVTDDGTGIDEQIQQSIFQPFFTTKDTGEGTGLGLSLSFGIIQEHGGSIRVESQRGHGTTFVIELPAAHHPAGQLATAPVVENRRSENKARFLVIDDEPFVRALIQRLLVQNGHVVEECDEASRALDLLERNNYDVVLLDIRMPGTSGMELYDAICARWPWLAGCVIFITGDSSDVVIRDYLKTISIPVISKPFNRRTLEAAVDSLLLKLDKGKSPAAG; this is encoded by the coding sequence ATGACACCCGATAGTTCCGGTTATAATTCACTTGAAAAAGCTCAAAATACCGGCGGAAGTGATTATTCACATATAAACGTTGAAGGCTTGGATATAGGCCGGTCACTTGATGCCCTACCGTTTTATGTGATGCTGATAGATGCCAATCATCGTATCTTATTCGCTAACAACACCATGTGCCGGGCGCTTAAACTTGATGCCAAAGACGTTATCGGACGGTACTGTCCGCAACTGGTTCACGGTGTTGACCACTTTAAATACTGCCCGTTGCAACAGGCGATCGCCACCGAAAAAGGCGTTGAGATTGAGGCGTTTGATGCCTTCCATAACCGTTGGTTGAAACCGGCTATTTATCCTACCGGTCAATTCACGGATGAAGGGGAGCCAATCTTTCTGCATTTGACCTATGACATTGATGATCAAAAAAAGGTGTCGCAGGAGTTGGAGCTGAAAGCGCGCCTTTTGGACGCCGCCACTGATTCAATATTCTTAACAACTCCGGACGGCCAGATTATTTATGCCAATGAAAATGCTTTCAAAACCCGGGGTTACACCCTGACTGAACTTATCAGCCTCAACATTAAGGCGTTAAGACCGCCAAACGCGTTGACTACCTGGGAAGAAAACCGTCGGAAAACAGTTAATTCCAACGAAGTTATCTATGAGACGTCCCACCAGCGTAAAAACAACGCCGTCTTTCCCGTTGAGGTTCATGCTCAGACCATCAGGCATGACAACCAGAAAATGGTTTTATCGGTCGTCCGCGACATCACCCGGCGTAAAATCGCTGAGTGTGCGCTTAAGAACATTGAGGAGCGGCATCGCACCATCCTGATGACCGCCCTGGACGGTTTCTGGATGACGGATCTTGACGGGCGCCTGCTTGAGGTTAATGATACCTATTGCCGCATGAGCGGCTACAGCATGGAAGAGCTGGAATCCATGAAGGTTTCTGATCTTGAAGCTCACGAAACAATTGATGAGACAAAAAAGCGTATCCAGCATATCCGGGAATACGGTGACGCCCGTTTTGAAACTCAACACCGGCGCAAAGACGGCAACATTTACGACGTGGAAATCAGTGCCCAGTATCGCCCGGTTGATGACGGCTACCTGGTGGTGTTCATTCGGGACATCACCGATCAGAAGTTGAAGGAAGCCGAAAACCGGCGCCTGCGGGAAAAGTCTGAGTTATCCGGTCGTTTAGCGGCTATCGGTGAAATGGCCGCCGGTATCGCGCATGAAATAAACAATCCTTTGACCAGTGTTATCGGCTTCGCCGAACTGCTGTTGCTGGAGGAAAACCTGCCGGAAAACGCCGCGGCTGAAGTAAAAGTCATTTATGAAGGCAGCCAGCGAGTCAAAGACATCGTCGCCCGGCTGCTGACTTTTGCCCGGCAGTCAAGCCCCGAAAAAATACACACTGATTTAGCCGAAGTTATTGACAATACCATCGGCTTGCGCAGCTATGTCCTGAAAACCTCCAATATTCAGGTGGTTAAACGCTACGCCCCGGATTTACCCCGGGTCAAGGCAGATCCGGGACAACTACAACAGGTATTTCTGAATCTTATCGTCAATGCTGAATATGCCATGAAACAGGCCCGCAACCAGGGCACGCTGACCCTCACCACCGAACAATATGGTGATAACGTGCGGGTGTTGGTGACCGATGACGGCACGGGTATAGATGAACAGATTCAACAGAGCATTTTTCAACCGTTCTTTACCACCAAAGACACCGGTGAAGGTACCGGGTTGGGGCTGAGCCTGTCCTTCGGCATAATTCAGGAACACGGCGGCTCCATCCGGGTAGAGAGTCAGCGCGGTCACGGCACCACCTTCGTTATTGAATTGCCGGCGGCGCACCATCCGGCCGGACAATTGGCGACGGCACCGGTGGTAGAGAACCGTCGGTCGGAGAACAAAGCCCGGTTTCTGGTAATTGACGATGAACCCTTCGTTAGAGCCTTAATTCAGCGTCTCCTGGTCCAAAACGGGCATGTGGTGGAGGAGTGTGATGAGGCATCGCGAGCCCTGGACTTACTGGAGCGCAATAATTATGACGTGGTGCTATTGGACATCCGCATGCCCGGTACCAGCGGCATGGAGCTTTACGATGCCATCTGCGCCAGATGGCCGTGGCTGGCCGGCTGCGTCATTTTTATCACCGGAGACAGTTCGGACGTTGTTATCCGGGATTATCTGAAAACAATCAGTATTCCGGTAATTTCCAAGCCGTTCAATCGCCGGACGCTGGAAGCCGCGGTGGATAGTTTATTGTTGAAGCTGGATAAGGGTAAATCGCCGGCTGCCGGGTAA
- the nth gene encoding endonuclease III: MTDKPADIVETIKRLKKAYAQTVIALNFSSPLELLAAVILSAQTTDAAINSVTPALFTRYKTPRDYAEADITELETIIKRSGFYHNKAKSLIGMGRTLVEKFNGQVPQTMAELIQIPGAARKTANIVLWNAFGKIEGIAVDTHVARLSQRLGFTIQKDPVKIEKDLMQLVPHDEWGRFPHLIQNHGRAVCFARKPRCAECFLNDICPSAFKV; the protein is encoded by the coding sequence ATGACTGACAAACCCGCAGATATTGTTGAGACTATTAAGCGGCTTAAGAAGGCCTACGCTCAGACCGTGATTGCTCTGAATTTTTCCAGCCCGTTGGAATTATTAGCCGCCGTTATTCTGTCCGCCCAGACCACCGATGCCGCCATCAATTCCGTCACCCCGGCGCTTTTTACCCGGTATAAAACACCCCGGGATTATGCCGAGGCCGACATAACCGAACTGGAAACCATCATCAAGCGCAGCGGTTTTTATCACAATAAGGCTAAAAGCCTTATCGGCATGGGCCGGACGCTGGTGGAAAAGTTCAACGGTCAGGTGCCGCAGACCATGGCGGAGCTGATTCAAATCCCCGGTGCGGCACGCAAGACGGCCAACATCGTGCTGTGGAATGCTTTCGGAAAAATTGAGGGTATCGCGGTGGACACCCATGTGGCGCGTCTGTCGCAGCGCCTGGGCTTCACCATTCAGAAAGACCCGGTAAAAATTGAAAAAGACCTGATGCAACTGGTACCGCACGATGAATGGGGCCGCTTTCCGCACCTGATTCAGAACCACGGCCGCGCCGTCTGTTTTGCCCGCAAGCCCCGGTGCGCCGAGTGCTTTCTGAACGATATCTGCCCCTCGGCGTTTAAGGTGTAA
- a CDS encoding cobyric acid synthase: protein MSETKVIMIQGTSSNVGKSVLVAALCRIFKQDGYKVAPFKSQNMALNAFVTPEGGEIGRAQAMQAEAAGIAPSIHMNPVLLKPEANSRSQIILHGKVYNNTSAAAYYQHTQFLLSKVKESLDYLKERYDIIVIEGAGSPAEINLKSREIANMRMAKLANSPVLLAGDIDRGGVYASFVGTLEILDEEERKLVKGFLINKFRGDVTLIKDANDYLENKTGRPVLGVVPYFRDILLAQEDSVYLDERQNKDSTADLDVAIVRIPRISNYDDFDALEEDGANIRYITRPDEMGSPDLIIIPGSKTTVPDLLAIRQSGIADAIIKRAKAGTPVFGACGGYQMLGKLIHDPNHVESEQDTVEGLGLINAETTFAATKATTQVKGVITEDRGLLAGLKGEIIGGYEIHMGRTVSPDRPFRITETQDGGADYPDGSVNEAGTVFGSYIHGIFQSHGFRRGLMNNLRRRKGLPERVYDAPLDKEKHYDALADLVRQSVDMDAIYRILNEGIKT, encoded by the coding sequence ATGTCTGAAACAAAAGTGATTATGATCCAGGGCACATCATCCAACGTGGGCAAAAGCGTGCTGGTGGCAGCGCTGTGCCGCATCTTCAAACAAGATGGCTACAAAGTGGCGCCGTTTAAGTCCCAGAACATGGCGCTGAACGCCTTTGTAACGCCGGAGGGCGGCGAAATAGGCCGGGCACAAGCCATGCAGGCAGAAGCAGCCGGAATAGCCCCCAGCATCCACATGAACCCGGTGCTGTTAAAACCGGAGGCTAATTCACGCTCTCAGATTATCCTGCACGGCAAAGTGTACAACAATACCTCCGCCGCCGCCTATTATCAGCATACGCAATTTTTACTGAGTAAAGTTAAAGAGTCTCTGGATTACCTCAAAGAACGTTACGACATTATCGTCATTGAGGGTGCTGGATCACCGGCGGAGATTAACCTGAAGTCCCGCGAGATTGCCAATATGCGCATGGCGAAACTGGCCAATTCACCGGTGCTGCTGGCGGGTGATATTGACCGCGGCGGGGTGTATGCCTCATTCGTGGGAACGCTGGAAATACTGGACGAAGAAGAACGCAAGCTGGTCAAAGGTTTCCTGATCAACAAGTTCCGCGGCGATGTCACGTTAATCAAAGATGCCAACGATTACCTGGAAAACAAAACCGGCCGGCCAGTGCTGGGCGTGGTGCCCTATTTCCGCGACATATTGCTGGCGCAGGAAGACTCGGTGTACCTGGATGAACGGCAAAATAAAGATTCCACGGCTGATTTGGATGTCGCTATTGTCCGCATCCCGCGGATTTCCAACTATGATGATTTTGACGCTCTGGAAGAAGACGGAGCTAATATCCGTTATATTACCCGGCCGGATGAAATGGGCAGCCCGGACCTGATTATCATTCCCGGCTCCAAGACTACCGTGCCGGACCTTTTGGCTATCCGGCAGTCCGGAATTGCGGACGCTATTATTAAACGAGCCAAAGCCGGAACTCCGGTTTTCGGTGCCTGCGGCGGTTATCAAATGCTGGGCAAACTGATTCATGACCCGAATCATGTGGAATCAGAGCAGGACACCGTTGAAGGATTGGGCCTGATCAATGCTGAGACCACTTTTGCCGCCACCAAAGCGACTACCCAGGTTAAAGGGGTGATCACTGAGGACCGCGGACTGTTGGCGGGACTTAAAGGGGAGATTATCGGCGGCTACGAGATCCACATGGGCCGGACGGTCAGCCCCGACCGCCCCTTCCGCATCACCGAAACTCAGGACGGCGGCGCGGATTATCCTGACGGCAGCGTCAACGAGGCGGGTACGGTTTTCGGCAGCTATATCCACGGTATCTTTCAGAGCCACGGCTTCCGGCGCGGTCTGATGAATAACCTGCGGCGGCGCAAAGGCTTGCCGGAGCGCGTCTATGACGCGCCGCTGGACAAAGAGAAGCACTATGACGCCCTGGCCGACCTGGTCAGACAGTCGGTGGACATGGACGCCATTTACCGCATCCTGAACGAGGGTATTAAAACTTGA
- a CDS encoding PaaI family thioesterase, translating into MSQENIEKLRQGSLVEPAWQLLGIKLVELDDGYAKVSLTLKPEFTNFVGSVHGGIIVTLADSAFGYAVNALHYPTVAAQFNTHFLNPAYPDSELTAECRVVKAGKRAIMAEISVEDATGKLIARATGTGIPL; encoded by the coding sequence TTGAGCCAGGAGAACATTGAGAAGCTGCGTCAGGGGAGTCTGGTTGAGCCGGCCTGGCAATTGCTGGGCATCAAACTGGTTGAACTGGACGACGGATACGCCAAAGTCAGTTTGACGCTCAAGCCCGAATTTACGAACTTCGTGGGCAGTGTACACGGCGGAATTATTGTGACCCTGGCTGATTCAGCTTTCGGCTATGCCGTTAATGCATTGCATTACCCGACAGTGGCGGCCCAATTCAATACCCATTTCCTGAACCCGGCCTACCCGGACTCCGAGCTGACCGCAGAGTGCCGGGTGGTCAAAGCCGGCAAGCGGGCAATCATGGCCGAAATTAGCGTTGAAGACGCCACTGGCAAACTCATCGCCCGGGCGACGGGAACCGGCATACCGCTTTAA
- a CDS encoding ABC transporter ATP-binding protein translates to MTDTLVKQQNPVKVSMRNITLSFGGITALKDVSVDIRENEILAIIGPNGAGKTCLLNCLNGFYKPQKGEIIFEGRDIRGIRPDKAAKMGLARTFQNIELFSGLTTLENAMAARHVFMKQNLLTGGLYFGPAHNEEIKHRRVVEDIIDFLEIEAVRHHVVASLPYGMRKRIEFARALALEPKVLLLDEPMAGMNSEEKEDIARFIVDIFEGQGECYPDTPVLRDGLNTIVLIEHDMGVVMDLADRIVVLDFGRKIAEGTPEEIRNNPQVISAYLGQSAKH, encoded by the coding sequence ATGACAGACACCCTTGTCAAACAACAGAATCCGGTTAAGGTCAGCATGCGTAACATCACCCTGTCTTTCGGCGGTATCACCGCCTTAAAAGATGTTTCCGTGGACATTCGGGAAAATGAAATTCTGGCTATTATCGGGCCTAACGGTGCCGGCAAGACCTGTCTGTTGAATTGCCTTAACGGTTTCTATAAGCCGCAAAAAGGAGAGATTATTTTTGAAGGCCGGGATATCAGGGGTATCCGCCCGGACAAGGCCGCCAAAATGGGTTTGGCGCGCACCTTTCAGAATATTGAGCTTTTTTCCGGCTTAACCACGCTGGAGAATGCCATGGCCGCCCGCCATGTCTTCATGAAACAGAATCTGCTGACCGGCGGGCTGTACTTCGGCCCGGCCCATAACGAAGAAATAAAGCATCGCCGGGTGGTGGAAGATATCATTGATTTTCTGGAGATAGAGGCGGTACGCCATCATGTAGTCGCCTCGTTGCCTTACGGCATGCGCAAACGCATTGAATTCGCCCGCGCCCTGGCGCTGGAACCGAAAGTGCTGCTTTTGGACGAACCGATGGCCGGCATGAACAGCGAAGAAAAAGAAGACATCGCCCGGTTTATCGTGGATATTTTTGAGGGTCAGGGTGAATGTTATCCGGATACGCCGGTACTCCGTGACGGCCTGAATACCATCGTCCTGATTGAACATGATATGGGCGTGGTCATGGATCTGGCGGATCGCATCGTGGTGCTGGATTTTGGTCGGAAAATCGCTGAGGGCACTCCGGAAGAAATCCGCAACAACCCCCAGGTTATCTCAGCCTATCTGGGCCAGAGCGCCAAACACTGA
- a CDS encoding AMP-binding protein, whose product MKQHYDKLESMRPEDRREYLDNRLKKAVARAYRGAPAVHKMMKAAGVKPAAIKCAADLVKLPITRKPDLIEQQQNDLPYGGYYIGRPEDIERIFISPGPVYEPLHSPKIEWFARSFWAAGFRKGDIVINTFTYHLSPAGTLFGEALRQCGATVVVAGAGNTDVHIRTMKELKCNGFVGTPSYLMGLINKVQETGDFKKDLKIKKAWFTGEMLSPSIRRKLEADYGIDTYQVYAVTEPGGALAYECADKSGLHLMDDYVIEIVDPATGQQLPPGEIGEVVVTPLHNPHWGLLRFGTGDLSKLIVDQCACGRTAPKLVGLLGRSGEAVKVRGMFVVPKQVQEMLGSFADAGRFQLVVRRDGNRDYLTLRLEMAAISETGNLKPEIARAFHNSCVVKLDDLELLATGTIPADAKIVIDERKWD is encoded by the coding sequence ATGAAACAACATTACGATAAACTGGAATCAATGAGGCCGGAGGACCGGCGGGAATATCTGGACAATCGGCTGAAAAAGGCGGTGGCCCGGGCTTACCGCGGCGCGCCGGCAGTTCACAAGATGATGAAAGCCGCCGGAGTAAAACCGGCGGCCATAAAATGCGCTGCCGATCTGGTAAAACTGCCCATCACCCGTAAGCCGGATTTAATTGAACAGCAGCAAAATGACTTGCCGTACGGCGGTTATTACATCGGCCGACCAGAGGATATTGAACGCATTTTTATTTCGCCGGGGCCGGTTTATGAGCCTCTGCATTCACCCAAAATTGAGTGGTTTGCCCGTTCTTTCTGGGCGGCCGGTTTCCGCAAAGGGGATATCGTTATCAATACCTTTACCTATCACCTCTCTCCTGCCGGTACATTGTTTGGTGAGGCGCTCCGGCAATGCGGCGCAACGGTTGTCGTCGCCGGTGCCGGCAATACCGACGTGCATATCAGGACGATGAAGGAACTTAAATGCAATGGCTTTGTCGGTACGCCCAGTTATTTGATGGGCCTGATTAACAAGGTTCAGGAAACCGGCGATTTTAAAAAGGACCTGAAAATCAAAAAAGCCTGGTTTACCGGCGAAATGCTGTCGCCGTCAATCCGCCGGAAACTTGAGGCTGACTACGGTATTGATACCTATCAGGTCTATGCCGTTACCGAACCGGGCGGTGCGCTGGCCTATGAATGTGCTGACAAGTCCGGTCTGCACCTGATGGATGATTACGTCATTGAAATTGTTGATCCGGCCACCGGACAGCAGTTGCCGCCGGGCGAAATCGGCGAAGTTGTAGTCACGCCGTTACATAACCCGCATTGGGGTTTGCTGCGTTTCGGCACCGGAGACCTGTCTAAACTCATCGTTGACCAGTGCGCCTGCGGGCGCACCGCACCCAAACTGGTCGGCCTGCTGGGCCGCAGTGGTGAAGCTGTTAAAGTGCGCGGCATGTTTGTCGTGCCCAAGCAGGTGCAGGAAATGTTAGGTTCTTTTGCGGATGCCGGTCGTTTTCAACTGGTTGTAAGGCGTGACGGCAATCGGGACTATTTGACCCTGCGGCTGGAAATGGCAGCGATTTCTGAGACCGGTAATCTTAAGCCTGAAATCGCCCGGGCGTTCCACAACTCCTGCGTGGTCAAACTGGATGATTTAGAACTGCTGGCGACGGGAACTATTCCCGCCGACGCTAAAATAGTCATTGATGAACGGAAATGGGATTAG
- a CDS encoding ABC transporter ATP-binding protein produces MLKLNNIEVAYLNVIRVLHGVSLSVPDGQIVTLLGANGAGKTTTLKAISGLLHIEEGEVTDGNIEWDGERIDKKNPEYIGRLGLVQALEGRRVFEHLTAEENLMVGAFNRTNRQAVKDDLEMVYNYFSRLKNLRNNTAGYLSGGEQQMVVIGRAMMARPKLMMLDEPSLGLAPMMVDEIYSIIKRFNEEQQTSVLLVEQNVRIALSIAHYGYVMESGRVVLDGTADFLQNNEDVKEFYMGLSAVGQKKSYRDVKHYKRRKRWL; encoded by the coding sequence ATGCTTAAACTGAACAATATTGAAGTCGCCTACTTGAATGTTATCCGGGTTCTTCACGGCGTTTCGCTATCGGTTCCGGACGGTCAGATTGTCACCTTGCTGGGGGCTAACGGCGCCGGCAAAACCACTACTTTGAAAGCCATTTCCGGCCTGTTGCACATTGAAGAAGGTGAAGTCACCGACGGTAACATTGAATGGGACGGCGAACGCATTGATAAGAAGAATCCGGAATACATCGGACGGCTCGGATTGGTGCAGGCACTGGAAGGCCGACGGGTTTTTGAACACCTGACTGCTGAGGAGAACCTTATGGTCGGGGCCTTTAACCGTACCAACCGGCAGGCGGTCAAAGATGACCTGGAAATGGTTTACAATTACTTTTCCCGTCTGAAGAATTTGCGCAACAATACTGCCGGCTATCTCTCTGGTGGTGAACAGCAGATGGTAGTTATCGGTCGGGCGATGATGGCGCGGCCTAAACTGATGATGCTGGATGAGCCTTCGCTCGGTCTGGCGCCGATGATGGTGGACGAGATTTACTCCATTATCAAACGTTTTAATGAAGAACAGCAGACTTCTGTGCTGCTGGTAGAACAGAATGTCCGTATTGCCCTGTCCATTGCCCATTACGGCTACGTCATGGAGAGTGGCCGGGTGGTTTTGGACGGCACGGCGGATTTCCTGCAGAACAATGAAGACGTCAAGGAATTTTATATGGGGCTGTCCGCGGTAGGCCAGAAAAAGAGCTATCGCGACGTCAAGCATTACAAACGGCGCAAACGCTGGTTATAA
- a CDS encoding ABC transporter substrate-binding protein: MISKNWLSKLSVISLILILVGLPVLAAGCGDGNGDPDPTETVKQPLKVGIMYPQTGAAASKGQPMAAGVLDAIKYVNEELDGVLGHEIQVVSRDNAYESSRATTIINEFISQNVLMFTTQASAMMTPVMNIANEAGLPGFTVFSSPNITQPAQHIYAQMPDYGDGWAIFAKYYMENVWQGTGKPKMALMLLNNPTGSGAKDAADKLAADLGIEIVDISTHTGTTSDETTALTTIASKNPDVIFISSTPAPTSVIIKNIRTLQANQANPRLTGITIGCGHASFTSEMIALAGAANANGVLGVFPTVSWGDNVAGMAKMTEYVNQYHPAYKDNMDYITAWAEGLLIAKILETAIQNTPGGAANLTPENVEKYGIQMLSNYDVSGLHGPVNYTPGDNRLSKAMRVFEVAGGAIIPKTDWINAVYIDYGFS; encoded by the coding sequence ATGATTAGCAAGAATTGGTTATCAAAATTATCAGTCATCTCTCTTATCTTGATCCTGGTTGGCCTGCCGGTATTAGCGGCCGGTTGCGGCGATGGTAACGGTGACCCTGATCCGACTGAAACGGTGAAGCAACCGCTGAAAGTCGGTATCATGTATCCACAAACCGGTGCCGCAGCCTCCAAAGGGCAGCCGATGGCAGCCGGGGTTTTGGACGCTATTAAATATGTCAACGAAGAACTTGACGGGGTTTTGGGGCATGAGATTCAGGTGGTTAGTAGAGATAATGCCTACGAATCTTCTAGAGCCACAACAATAATTAATGAATTTATTTCTCAGAATGTCCTGATGTTCACCACTCAGGCTTCGGCCATGATGACTCCGGTAATGAATATCGCCAATGAAGCCGGGTTGCCGGGCTTTACGGTGTTCAGCTCCCCGAATATCACTCAACCTGCCCAACATATTTATGCTCAAATGCCTGATTATGGTGATGGTTGGGCGATTTTTGCCAAATACTATATGGAAAATGTCTGGCAGGGCACTGGTAAGCCGAAAATGGCACTTATGTTGCTCAATAACCCCACAGGTTCCGGTGCCAAAGATGCGGCGGACAAATTAGCCGCCGATTTGGGCATAGAGATTGTGGATATTTCCACCCATACAGGCACTACGTCGGATGAAACTACTGCTCTAACTACTATCGCGTCTAAAAATCCTGATGTCATTTTTATCTCCAGTACGCCTGCGCCTACTTCTGTGATCATCAAAAATATCAGAACACTTCAGGCTAATCAAGCTAACCCACGGCTGACCGGAATTACCATCGGCTGCGGGCACGCAAGCTTTACCAGCGAAATGATAGCGCTGGCTGGCGCCGCAAATGCTAACGGCGTATTGGGTGTCTTCCCCACCGTTAGCTGGGGCGATAATGTTGCCGGTATGGCAAAAATGACCGAATACGTTAACCAGTATCACCCGGCATATAAAGACAATATGGACTATATCACCGCCTGGGCAGAAGGTTTATTGATTGCCAAAATTCTGGAAACAGCTATTCAAAATACTCCCGGAGGGGCCGCAAATCTGACACCTGAAAATGTTGAAAAATATGGTATTCAAATGCTGTCTAACTACGACGTTTCGGGGCTGCACGGCCCGGTAAACTATACCCCCGGTGACAACCGTTTAAGCAAAGCCATGCGGGTTTTTGAAGTCGCCGGAGGAGCTATCATTCCGAAAACCGATTGGATTAATGCCGTTTACATTGACTACGGATTTAGTTAA